A portion of the Streptomyces platensis genome contains these proteins:
- a CDS encoding arylamine N-acetyltransferase family protein has translation MDTAATDAYLERIGADRPASPDADALRALHLSHLRTVPFENLSIHLGEEIVLAEQPVLDKIVGARRGGFCYELNGAFAMLLGALGYEVELMAARVFGAEGKVGIPYDHLALRVQTSDGPWLADVGFGRHSHFPLRWESRAEQADPGGVFRIEETAEGDLDVVRDGSPQYRIEQRPRVYADFEVGCWWNRTSPASHFTQSLVCSRLTETGRITLSGRTLVTTAVDGAREERTVAADEILAAYREHFGIVLDREPVVSEVPPPGTGAQGRS, from the coding sequence ATGGACACCGCTGCCACTGACGCCTACCTGGAACGGATCGGCGCCGACCGCCCCGCTTCCCCCGATGCCGACGCGCTTCGGGCACTGCACCTCAGCCATCTGCGCACCGTCCCCTTCGAGAATCTCTCCATCCACCTCGGCGAGGAGATCGTGCTCGCAGAGCAGCCGGTGCTCGACAAGATCGTCGGTGCCCGGCGCGGCGGCTTCTGCTACGAGCTCAACGGTGCGTTCGCCATGCTGCTGGGCGCGCTGGGGTATGAGGTGGAGCTGATGGCCGCGCGGGTGTTCGGCGCCGAGGGGAAGGTCGGGATCCCGTATGACCACCTTGCGCTGCGCGTCCAGACGTCCGACGGGCCATGGCTCGCGGACGTCGGCTTCGGCCGGCACAGTCACTTTCCGCTGCGCTGGGAGAGCCGTGCCGAGCAGGCCGATCCCGGTGGGGTGTTCCGGATCGAGGAGACGGCGGAGGGCGATCTCGATGTGGTGCGGGACGGCTCGCCGCAGTACCGCATCGAACAACGTCCGCGCGTATACGCGGACTTCGAGGTCGGCTGCTGGTGGAACCGGACCTCGCCCGCGTCGCACTTCACCCAGTCCCTGGTGTGCTCACGGCTGACGGAGACCGGTCGGATCACGCTCTCCGGCCGTACGCTCGTGACCACTGCGGTGGACGGTGCCCGCGAGGAGCGCACGGTTGCCGCTGACGAGATCCTCGCCGCCTACCGGGAGCACTTCGGGATCGTGCTGGACCGGGAACCCGTGGTGAGCGAGGTGCCCCCGCCTGGGACCGGAGCCCAGGGGCGCTCGTAG
- a CDS encoding RrF2 family transcriptional regulator has translation MRMSEGVEWGLHCCVTLAWLEGDGPVSTARLAASFELPAAYLNKRLQALVRAGILSSTPGARGGFQLARSPERITLMDVVAAIEGTDDVFRCTEIRRRGAGAAASGREFGRPCGIATAMRQAELAWRRELAAQTLADVMAGTPASAAERTRRWFAAERTHT, from the coding sequence ATGAGGATGAGTGAAGGCGTCGAGTGGGGCCTGCACTGTTGTGTGACGCTGGCCTGGCTCGAAGGGGACGGGCCCGTGTCCACCGCTCGCCTGGCGGCTTCCTTCGAGTTGCCGGCGGCCTACCTGAACAAGCGGCTTCAGGCGCTGGTGCGGGCCGGGATTCTGAGTTCCACTCCCGGCGCGCGGGGTGGGTTCCAGTTGGCACGGTCGCCGGAGCGGATCACCCTCATGGACGTCGTTGCGGCGATCGAGGGCACCGACGATGTCTTCCGGTGTACCGAGATCCGTCGGCGCGGGGCCGGCGCCGCGGCGTCCGGCAGGGAGTTCGGCCGGCCCTGTGGCATCGCCACGGCGATGCGCCAGGCCGAGCTGGCCTGGCGGCGTGAGCTGGCCGCACAGACCCTTGCCGATGTGATGGCCGGTACGCCCGCCTCGGCGGCGGAACGGACCCGCCGCTGGTTCGCTGCGGAGAGGACGCACACCTGA
- a CDS encoding ComEA family DNA-binding protein: MQLRCGTDPKALAALVLVLVVAVGFAVQHFWVGRPEPVRAPAVERAGGAPGPDPRAPSLPSASSSATAVATGPPGNTGRQLVVDVTGKVRRPGIQRMPPGSRVVDALRAAGGVLHAANIRGLNRARLLTDGEQIVVGAAGAAGGGAGPGGGAGSAGVGAGGSGSGPPSAGAGPGGPVSLSTATEQQLDSLPGVGPVLARHIVEFRTQHGGFTSVDQLRQVTGIGDRRFADLRTLVVP; this comes from the coding sequence GTGCAGTTACGGTGTGGCACCGACCCGAAGGCGCTCGCTGCCCTGGTCCTGGTGCTTGTGGTGGCTGTGGGGTTCGCCGTGCAGCACTTCTGGGTGGGGCGCCCCGAGCCGGTACGGGCCCCGGCGGTGGAACGGGCCGGAGGGGCGCCCGGCCCTGACCCACGAGCGCCGTCGCTGCCGTCAGCGTCATCGTCCGCCACTGCGGTGGCGACCGGCCCGCCCGGCAATACGGGGCGCCAGCTGGTCGTCGATGTTACGGGCAAGGTCCGGCGCCCCGGAATTCAGCGGATGCCACCGGGGTCGCGGGTGGTCGACGCCTTGCGGGCTGCGGGCGGCGTGCTGCACGCGGCGAACATCCGTGGGCTCAACCGGGCGCGGCTGCTGACCGACGGGGAACAGATCGTGGTCGGTGCGGCTGGTGCGGCTGGTGGCGGGGCTGGGCCCGGGGGTGGTGCCGGTTCCGCCGGCGTGGGGGCCGGCGGGTCGGGGAGTGGGCCGCCGAGTGCCGGGGCTGGTCCGGGCGGTCCGGTCAGTCTCAGCACGGCGACCGAGCAGCAGCTCGACTCTCTTCCGGGAGTGGGCCCTGTCCTGGCCCGTCACATCGTCGAATTCCGCACCCAGCACGGTGGGTTCACCTCGGTGGACCAGCTCCGTCAGGTGACCGGTATCGGTGACCGCCGCTTCGCCGACCTGCGCACCCTGGTGGTGCCATGA
- a CDS encoding ComEC/Rec2 family competence protein, with amino-acid sequence MTSPRATVHATAASPHGASDPHQEGPADLRLVAPALAAWAAAAIGLGVPGGGVAVACGVAVVLAAFALRGAVVRRRAERASGAGEQTGVAPRVAPLTDTGRRGAESPRRRSPRIRSAGALVALAAVLLCAAAGAASAALHASDLRRGPLPALADQYARATVEVEVTGDPRLTRPKVRGSQRTPPVLVFTADAVRVTAPNGEVTAVRTPTLVVVQQPGGGTGGAHRGIASEWRELLPSTRIRVVARVAPPLLSGDQVAAVLRVTPGEPPRTVGAPDTLQRLAGSLRAGLREATDGLSADARALLPGLVVGDTSRVPPDLDDAFRATDLTHLLAVSGSNLTIVLALLIGPPHLATRAERRGLAPRLGLSLRGTAVIGGALALAFVVVCRPDPSVLRAAACGLITLLAIGTGRRRSLLPALAAAVLLLVLYDPWLARSYGFLLSVLATGALLLLAPRWSAALQRRRVPPRLAEVLAAAAAAQAVCAPVVAVLSARVGLVAVPCNLLAELAVGPATVLGFAALALAPVVPPVAQALAWCAGWPAEWIAGVARTGAALPGAEFAWPGGWVGGLALAAAVVVLVPVGRWVLRRRWLCVLCALAVILAVCRPAPFTRVLTGWPPPGWRAVVCDVGQGDGLVLAAGDGTALVVDTGPEPHAIDRCLTDLGVRRIPLLVLTHFHADHVDGLPGALRGRSVGAIETTTLQEPPGQAQFVRSTAAAARVPVIRAAPGERRHLGPLTWEVLWPPASPTLPGPSVSSNNLAAVGAPTRLHDSTPSYAPTDPTVFDGPNDASVTLLVRTGGLTLLLLGDLEPPAQQGLLTAHPELGGVDVLKVAHHGSAYQDPPLIQRLAPRLALISCGAGNPYGHPAPRTIAALRALGARVLRTDTDGAIAILGTAAGLSAAVTGHRVTMHLAGGPRIRGRMHPGVRRSGVRTAGRRRPRRREEWRKDPEPGSVDSRL; translated from the coding sequence ATGACCAGTCCTCGCGCCACCGTGCACGCCACGGCGGCATCGCCGCACGGTGCCTCGGACCCGCATCAGGAGGGCCCGGCCGATCTGCGGCTTGTCGCGCCCGCACTGGCGGCCTGGGCGGCCGCGGCGATCGGGCTGGGCGTCCCCGGCGGGGGAGTGGCGGTGGCCTGTGGTGTGGCCGTGGTGCTGGCGGCCTTCGCCTTACGGGGGGCGGTGGTTCGGCGCAGGGCCGAGCGTGCATCAGGGGCGGGGGAGCAGACCGGTGTTGCTCCTCGTGTTGCTCCTCTGACCGACACCGGTCGGCGTGGCGCGGAGTCGCCCCGGCGCCGCTCTCCCCGCATCCGGTCGGCCGGTGCGTTGGTGGCCCTGGCTGCCGTGTTGCTGTGTGCCGCGGCGGGGGCTGCGTCCGCCGCGCTGCATGCCTCGGACCTGCGACGTGGGCCGCTGCCGGCCCTCGCGGACCAGTATGCGCGGGCCACGGTGGAAGTGGAGGTAACCGGAGACCCACGGCTGACCCGCCCCAAGGTGCGCGGCTCCCAACGCACGCCCCCGGTGCTGGTCTTCACGGCCGATGCCGTCCGCGTCACGGCGCCGAATGGCGAGGTAACGGCAGTCCGCACGCCCACCCTGGTGGTCGTGCAGCAGCCGGGAGGAGGGACCGGCGGTGCTCATCGGGGCATCGCGTCGGAGTGGCGGGAGCTGTTGCCGTCGACTCGGATCCGGGTGGTGGCGCGTGTCGCGCCGCCGTTGTTGTCCGGCGATCAGGTGGCCGCCGTGCTGCGGGTGACGCCCGGTGAGCCGCCACGCACGGTGGGTGCGCCGGACACGCTCCAGCGGTTGGCGGGGAGCCTGCGTGCTGGGCTGCGGGAGGCCACTGACGGGTTGAGTGCCGATGCCCGGGCGTTGTTGCCGGGACTTGTGGTGGGGGACACCTCGCGTGTGCCGCCGGATCTGGACGACGCCTTCCGTGCCACCGACCTGACGCATCTGCTCGCCGTGTCCGGCAGCAATCTGACGATTGTGCTCGCGCTGCTGATCGGCCCGCCGCATCTTGCGACGCGCGCCGAACGCCGCGGGCTGGCGCCGCGCCTGGGCTTGTCGCTGCGCGGTACGGCGGTCATCGGCGGCGCGCTCGCCCTCGCCTTCGTTGTGGTGTGCCGCCCGGACCCGAGCGTGCTGCGGGCCGCCGCCTGCGGTCTGATCACGTTGCTGGCGATCGGTACCGGCCGCCGCCGTTCGCTGCTCCCCGCGCTCGCCGCCGCGGTCCTGCTGCTGGTGCTCTACGATCCCTGGCTCGCCCGCAGTTACGGCTTTCTGCTGTCTGTCCTGGCGACCGGCGCTCTGCTGCTGCTCGCGCCGCGTTGGAGCGCCGCACTGCAACGGCGCCGGGTGCCGCCCCGTCTCGCCGAGGTGCTCGCCGCCGCGGCCGCTGCCCAGGCGGTCTGCGCACCCGTCGTCGCCGTGCTGTCGGCACGTGTGGGCCTGGTCGCTGTGCCCTGCAATCTGCTGGCCGAACTGGCCGTGGGCCCTGCGACGGTTCTGGGCTTCGCGGCCCTCGCGCTCGCTCCGGTCGTGCCGCCGGTCGCCCAGGCGCTGGCGTGGTGTGCGGGCTGGCCCGCCGAGTGGATCGCCGGTGTCGCCCGTACGGGAGCGGCGCTGCCCGGGGCGGAGTTCGCCTGGCCGGGCGGCTGGGTCGGCGGGTTGGCGCTGGCGGCCGCCGTAGTGGTCCTGGTGCCGGTGGGCCGCTGGGTGCTGCGCCGCCGCTGGCTGTGTGTGCTCTGCGCGTTGGCGGTGATCCTGGCGGTCTGCCGCCCCGCACCGTTCACCCGCGTCCTCACCGGCTGGCCGCCACCGGGTTGGCGAGCCGTGGTCTGTGACGTCGGGCAGGGCGACGGCCTGGTGCTGGCAGCCGGCGACGGTACCGCGCTGGTGGTGGACACCGGCCCTGAGCCCCACGCCATCGACCGCTGTCTGACCGACCTGGGCGTCCGCCGCATCCCCCTGCTCGTTCTGACCCACTTCCACGCCGACCATGTGGACGGGCTCCCGGGCGCGCTCCGCGGGCGCTCGGTCGGCGCGATCGAGACCACGACCCTGCAAGAGCCGCCGGGACAGGCGCAGTTCGTGCGCAGTACGGCTGCGGCGGCTCGGGTACCGGTCATCCGTGCGGCACCGGGGGAGCGCCGCCACCTGGGCCCGCTGACCTGGGAGGTCCTCTGGCCTCCCGCCTCGCCCACCCTCCCCGGCCCCAGCGTGTCCAGCAACAACCTCGCCGCCGTTGGCGCTCCCACTCGCCTTCACGACTCCACCCCCTCCTACGCCCCCACCGACCCCACCGTCTTCGACGGACCCAACGACGCCAGTGTGACTCTGCTCGTCCGTACGGGAGGGCTGACCCTCCTGCTGCTCGGCGACCTCGAACCGCCCGCACAGCAAGGGCTGTTGACGGCGCACCCAGAGCTTGGCGGTGTCGACGTCCTGAAGGTGGCACACCACGGCTCCGCCTACCAGGACCCGCCGTTGATACAGCGGCTGGCGCCGCGCCTGGCGCTGATCTCCTGTGGTGCCGGCAACCCGTACGGCCATCCGGCGCCCCGCACCATCGCAGCACTCCGCGCCCTGGGTGCCCGGGTGCTGCGTACGGACACCGACGGAGCCATCGCGATCCTCGGCACCGCGGCCGGGCTGTCCGCCGCGGTCACCGGCCACCGGGTCACGATGCACCTGGCCGGCGGCCCGAGAATCCGGGGCCGTATGCACCCGGGCGTGCGTCGCTCCGGCGTCCGCACGGCAGGCAGGCGTCGTCCGCGACGACGGGAGGAATGGAGAAAGGACCCAGAACCAGGATCAGTAGACTCCAGATTATGA
- a CDS encoding DegV family protein, producing MSRHVAIVTDSTAYLPRTAIERHHITAVPLTVVLGDQALEEGTEISARSLAQALQKRRPVTTSRPGPATFAETYRKVAATGASGIVSLHLSSEFSGTYDAAVQAAREAPVPVRVVDTGMVAMALGFCALAAAETAEAGGDMDDAVAAAEKRAAGTSAYFYVDTLDYLRRGGRIGAAQALLGSALAVKPLLQLADGRIELLEKVRTASKAIARLEEIAAERAGEGQVDIAVHHLAAAERAEALAQRLRERVTGLNELHVSEVGAVIGAHTGPGLLGVVVSPR from the coding sequence ATGTCCCGCCATGTCGCGATCGTCACCGATTCCACGGCCTACTTGCCGCGGACGGCTATCGAGCGTCACCACATCACGGCCGTGCCACTGACCGTCGTCCTGGGGGACCAGGCCCTGGAAGAGGGCACCGAAATCTCCGCGAGATCCCTCGCCCAGGCGCTCCAGAAGCGCCGGCCCGTGACGACCTCCCGGCCCGGCCCCGCGACGTTCGCGGAGACCTACCGCAAGGTCGCGGCCACCGGCGCGAGCGGCATCGTCTCGCTCCACCTCTCCTCGGAATTCTCCGGCACCTACGACGCGGCGGTGCAGGCGGCCAGGGAAGCCCCGGTGCCCGTACGCGTCGTGGACACCGGGATGGTCGCCATGGCCCTCGGGTTCTGCGCCCTCGCGGCCGCGGAGACGGCGGAGGCCGGCGGGGACATGGACGATGCGGTCGCCGCCGCGGAGAAGCGCGCAGCGGGTACCTCCGCCTACTTCTACGTCGACACCCTCGACTATCTGCGCCGCGGCGGCCGGATCGGCGCGGCCCAGGCGCTGCTCGGCTCCGCGCTCGCCGTCAAACCGCTCCTGCAACTGGCCGACGGGCGGATCGAGCTGCTGGAGAAGGTCCGTACGGCGTCCAAGGCCATCGCGCGGCTGGAGGAGATCGCCGCGGAGCGGGCGGGCGAGGGCCAGGTCGATATCGCGGTCCACCATCTCGCCGCGGCGGAGCGCGCGGAGGCCCTGGCCCAGCGGCTCCGGGAGCGGGTGACGGGGCTCAATGAGCTGCATGTGAGCGAGGTGGGTGCGGTGATCGGCGCGCACACAGGCCCCGGGCTGTTGGGGGTTGTGGTTTCGCCGCGGTGA
- a CDS encoding leucine--tRNA ligase, giving the protein MSETTNSPAAESAGGAATETTAPHRYTAALAADIEARWQEFWEANGTYEAPNPKGDLAGDAGSVARPKKFIMDMFPYPSGAGLHVGHPLGFIATDVYARHQRMTGHNVLHTLGFDAFGLPAEQYAVQTGTHPRVSTEANIVNMRRQLRRLGLGHDGRRSVETIDPAYYKWTQWIFLQIFNSWYDPEADAARPIDTLVAQFEAGDRPTPDGRAWSGLSPLERANVLGEYRLAYASDAPVNWCPGLGTVLANEEVTADGRSERGNYPVFKAKLRQWNMRITAYADRLLNGLDALDWPEAIKLQQRNWIGRSEGARVDFPVGDDKITVFTTRQDTLFGATYMVLAPEHPLVAGADNGNGTGPIVPDAWPEGTHDVWTGGHATPADAVAAYRKQAASKSDVERQAEAKDKTGVFTGAFATNPVSGEQVPVFIADYVLMGYGTGAIMAVPAHDTRDFAFARAFELPMRCVVEPSDDRGTDPSAWDDAFASYDAKIVNSSGADISLDGLGVTEAKAKITDWLAGQGIGEGTVNFRLRDWLFSRQRYWGEPFPIVYDEDGVAHALPESMLPLELPEVEDYSPRTFDPDDADTQPETPLSRNEDWVHVDLDLGDGIKRYRRETNTMPNWAGSCWYEMRYLDPHNSDALVDPEIEQYWMGPREGQPAGGVDLYVGGAEHAVLHLLYARFWSQVLFDLGHVSSSEPFHKLYNQGMIQAFVYRDSRGIAVPAAEVEERDGGYYYQGEKVSRVLGKMGKSLKNAVTPDEICAEYGADTLRLYEMAMGPLDVSRPWDTRAVVGQYRLLQRLWRNVVDEATGEVTVVDGEPDEATLRALHKAIDGVSQDMANLRFNTAIAKVTELNNHLTKAGTPVPRTVAEQLVLLIAPLAPHIAEELWRKLGHADSVVHADFPVADPAYVVDETVTCVVQIKGKVKARLEVAPSISDADLEATALAEPAVVAALDGAGIRKVIVRAPKLVNIVPA; this is encoded by the coding sequence ATGAGCGAGACGACCAACTCCCCCGCTGCCGAAAGCGCGGGAGGTGCCGCCACCGAGACGACGGCGCCGCACCGCTACACGGCCGCGCTGGCCGCCGACATCGAGGCACGCTGGCAGGAATTCTGGGAGGCGAACGGGACCTACGAGGCCCCGAACCCCAAGGGCGACCTGGCCGGCGACGCCGGGTCGGTGGCCCGCCCCAAGAAGTTCATCATGGACATGTTCCCCTACCCGTCGGGCGCCGGCCTGCACGTCGGGCACCCGCTGGGCTTCATCGCCACCGACGTCTACGCCCGCCACCAGCGCATGACGGGCCACAACGTCCTGCACACCCTGGGCTTCGACGCCTTCGGCCTGCCCGCCGAGCAGTACGCGGTGCAGACCGGCACCCACCCGCGGGTCTCCACCGAGGCCAACATCGTGAACATGCGGCGCCAGCTGCGCCGCCTGGGCCTGGGCCACGACGGGCGCCGCTCGGTCGAGACGATCGACCCGGCGTACTACAAGTGGACCCAGTGGATCTTCCTCCAGATCTTCAACTCCTGGTACGACCCGGAGGCGGACGCCGCCCGCCCGATCGACACCCTGGTCGCGCAGTTCGAGGCCGGCGACCGTCCGACCCCCGACGGCCGGGCCTGGAGCGGGCTGAGCCCCCTGGAGCGGGCCAACGTCCTGGGCGAGTACCGCCTGGCGTACGCCTCGGACGCACCCGTCAACTGGTGCCCCGGCCTGGGCACGGTGCTGGCCAACGAGGAGGTCACCGCCGACGGCCGCTCCGAGCGCGGTAACTACCCGGTCTTCAAGGCCAAGCTGCGCCAGTGGAACATGCGCATCACCGCCTACGCCGACCGGCTGCTGAACGGCCTGGACGCGCTGGACTGGCCGGAGGCCATCAAGCTCCAGCAGCGCAACTGGATCGGCCGCTCCGAGGGTGCCCGGGTCGACTTCCCGGTGGGCGACGACAAGATCACCGTCTTCACCACCCGCCAGGACACCCTGTTCGGCGCGACGTACATGGTGCTGGCGCCCGAGCACCCGCTGGTCGCCGGTGCCGACAACGGCAACGGCACGGGCCCGATCGTCCCGGACGCCTGGCCCGAGGGCACCCACGACGTGTGGACCGGCGGCCACGCCACCCCCGCCGACGCCGTCGCCGCCTACCGCAAGCAGGCCGCCTCCAAGTCGGACGTCGAGCGGCAGGCCGAGGCCAAGGACAAGACCGGCGTCTTCACCGGCGCCTTCGCGACCAACCCGGTCAGCGGCGAGCAGGTCCCGGTCTTCATCGCCGACTACGTCCTGATGGGCTACGGCACCGGCGCGATCATGGCCGTCCCCGCCCATGACACCCGCGACTTCGCCTTCGCCCGCGCCTTCGAGCTGCCGATGCGCTGTGTCGTCGAGCCGTCGGACGACCGCGGCACCGACCCCTCGGCCTGGGACGACGCCTTCGCCTCGTACGACGCCAAGATCGTGAACTCGTCCGGCGCGGACATCTCGCTGGACGGCCTGGGCGTCACGGAGGCCAAGGCCAAGATCACCGACTGGCTGGCCGGCCAGGGCATCGGCGAGGGCACCGTCAACTTCCGGCTGCGCGACTGGCTGTTCAGCCGGCAGCGCTACTGGGGCGAGCCGTTCCCGATCGTCTACGACGAGGACGGGGTGGCGCACGCCCTGCCCGAGTCGATGCTGCCGCTGGAGCTGCCCGAGGTCGAGGACTACTCCCCGCGGACCTTCGACCCGGACGACGCCGACACCCAGCCGGAGACCCCGCTGTCCCGTAACGAGGACTGGGTCCATGTCGACCTGGACCTGGGCGACGGCATCAAGCGCTACCGCCGCGAGACCAACACCATGCCCAACTGGGCGGGTTCATGCTGGTACGAGATGCGCTACCTGGACCCCCACAACAGCGATGCGCTGGTCGACCCGGAGATCGAGCAGTACTGGATGGGCCCGCGCGAGGGGCAGCCGGCCGGCGGCGTCGACCTGTACGTGGGCGGCGCGGAGCATGCCGTACTGCACCTGCTGTACGCCCGCTTCTGGTCCCAGGTGCTGTTCGACCTGGGCCATGTCTCGTCCTCCGAGCCGTTCCACAAGCTGTACAACCAGGGCATGATCCAGGCCTTCGTCTACCGGGACAGCCGCGGTATCGCCGTCCCGGCCGCCGAGGTTGAGGAGCGGGACGGCGGCTACTACTACCAGGGCGAGAAGGTCAGCCGCGTCCTGGGCAAGATGGGCAAGTCCCTGAAGAACGCCGTCACTCCCGACGAGATCTGCGCCGAGTACGGCGCGGACACCCTGCGCCTGTACGAGATGGCGATGGGCCCGCTGGACGTGTCGCGCCCGTGGGACACCCGGGCCGTCGTCGGCCAGTACCGCCTGCTCCAGCGCCTGTGGCGCAATGTCGTCGACGAGGCGACCGGCGAGGTCACCGTCGTCGACGGCGAGCCGGACGAGGCCACCCTGCGCGCCCTGCACAAGGCGATCGACGGCGTAAGCCAGGACATGGCGAACCTGCGCTTCAACACGGCCATCGCCAAGGTGACCGAGCTGAACAACCACCTGACCAAGGCGGGCACCCCCGTCCCGCGCACGGTCGCCGAGCAGCTGGTGCTGCTGATCGCCCCGCTGGCGCCGCACATCGCCGAGGAGCTGTGGCGCAAGCTGGGCCACGCCGACTCCGTGGTGCACGCGGACTTCCCGGTGGCCGACCCGGCGTACGTCGTGGACGAGACCGTGACCTGCGTCGTGCAGATCAAGGGCAAGGTCAAGGCGCGGCTGGAGGTCGCCCCGTCGATCTCCGACGCCGACCTGGAGGCGACGGCCCTGGCCGAGCCGGCCGTGGTCGCGGCGCTGGACGGCGCGGGCATCCGGAAGGTCATCGTCCGGGCGCCGAAGCTGGTGAACATCGTTCCGGCATAA
- the holA gene encoding DNA polymerase III subunit delta, translated as MARKTAHDDPLAPVTIAVGQEDLLLDRAVQQVVAAARAADADTDVRDLTPEQLQPGTLAELTSPSLFAERKVVVVRAAQDLSADTIKDVKAYLGSPAEEITLVLLHAGGAKGKGLLDAARKAGAREVACPKMTKPADRLAFVRSEFRTTGRSATPEACQSLVDAIGSDLRELASACSQLAADVEGTIDDAVVARYYTGRAEASSFTVADRAVEGRAAEALEALRWAIATGVAPVMITSALAQGVRAIGKLASAPRGARPGDLARDLGMPPWKIDRVRQQMRGWSADGVATALRAVAAADAGVKGGGDDPEYALEKAVVTIARAARSR; from the coding sequence ATGGCCAGGAAGACAGCTCACGATGACCCGCTTGCCCCCGTCACGATCGCGGTGGGCCAGGAAGACCTGCTGCTGGACCGCGCGGTGCAGCAGGTGGTGGCGGCCGCCCGGGCGGCCGATGCGGACACCGATGTGCGCGACCTCACCCCCGAGCAACTACAGCCCGGCACCCTTGCCGAGCTGACCAGCCCCTCGCTCTTCGCCGAGCGCAAGGTCGTCGTGGTGCGGGCCGCCCAGGACCTGTCCGCGGACACGATCAAGGACGTCAAGGCGTATCTCGGCTCGCCCGCCGAGGAGATCACGCTGGTGCTGCTGCATGCCGGCGGCGCCAAGGGGAAGGGCCTGCTCGACGCCGCCCGTAAGGCCGGGGCGCGGGAAGTGGCCTGCCCCAAGATGACCAAGCCGGCCGACCGGCTGGCCTTCGTACGGAGCGAGTTCCGTACGACGGGGCGTTCGGCGACGCCGGAGGCCTGCCAGTCGCTGGTGGACGCGATCGGCAGCGATCTGCGTGAGCTGGCATCGGCCTGTTCGCAGCTGGCCGCCGACGTCGAGGGCACGATCGACGACGCCGTTGTCGCGCGCTACTACACCGGCAGGGCCGAGGCTTCGAGCTTCACCGTCGCGGACCGCGCCGTCGAGGGCCGGGCCGCCGAGGCGCTGGAGGCACTGCGCTGGGCGATCGCCACCGGCGTCGCCCCCGTCATGATCACCAGCGCACTGGCGCAGGGCGTCCGCGCCATCGGCAAGCTCGCCTCCGCCCCTCGCGGCGCCCGCCCCGGCGACCTCGCCCGCGACCTCGGTATGCCGCCCTGGAAGATCGACCGGGTCCGGCAGCAGATGCGCGGCTGGTCGGCGGACGGTGTGGCCACGGCGCTGCGCGCGGTGGCCGCCGCCGACGCGGGAGTGAAGGGCGGCGGCGACGATCCTGAATACGCCCTGGAGAAGGCCGTCGTGACGATCGCCCGGGCGGCCCGGTCACGGTGA